The DNA segment TACAAAGTAAATTTGCAAAGGAATGATTTTTACACATGAGTAGTTCAGTCACAGAACGGCTAGCAATTAGAGATTTAATTGGCAAAAAAGTTGAGCTGCGCCAAAACTGGAATCAAGATGATTTAAGACTGGTATTCCGGGCTGCCTACGAACAAGTTTTTGGGCGGCAAGGAGTCTATGCCAGCCAAAAATTTACTAGTGCCGAAGCTTTGTTACGTAACGGCCAGATTAGTGTGCAGCAATTTGTGGAAATTTTAGCCAAGTCTGAATTTTACAAGGAATGCTTTTTTTACAAAAACTCCCAAGTGCGTTTCATTGAATTAAACTACAAGCACCTACTGGGACGTGCGCCTTACGACCAATCAGAAATTGCTTACCACGTAGATTTGTACGCTTCTCGTGGCTACGATGCCGACATTGAGTCCTACATTTACAGTGCCGAGTACGAAAATAGCTTTGGTAACTCTGTGGTTCCTTATTACCGGGGTTTTCAGTCAATTGCTGGCATGAAAACTGTAGGTTTCAACCGCATATTTGAGCTTTATCGCGGTGATGGTAACAGTGATAACGCTCAGTTGGGTGGTAAAAACTCACGCTTGCGGACTAAAATTGCGATGAATTTGGCTAACTGGATTGCGCCACCTTCGTCAGCAACTAACTTCGCATCATCAGCACCGACGTTGATTAGTGCTGCACCACGGGGAGATAGTCGGATGTTCGTGATTGAAACGATCGCTGGCGGAAGCAATACAAAAGTGTCAGTCCGTCGTAGTAGACAGGTTTACACTGTACCCTACGAGCGACTCTCAGCTACATACCAAGATATTCACAAGCGCGGCGGTAAGATTACCAAAATTTCGCCTGTCTAGATGAAGCAGGGGAGCAGGGGAAAAGAAGCAGAGGGGCAGGGTGCAGGGTGCAGGGGGGCAGAAATTTCTCCATCACCACTACCCAGTCCCTGTTCCTGACTCCCGACTCCTCATTCCTGACTCCCTATTCCCCATACTTTCCCATGACTGTTGTTAATTCTGCCGAAGCAATTCTTTCTCCAGAAGCGGCGATCGCGGCTTTGTCTGGCGACGATAACCAAATTCGTTATTATGCTGCTTGGTGGCTAGGGAAGCATCAGGTGCAGGCAGGTTGTGCGGCGCTATGTGATGCCCTTTTTGATGAAAGATATCGTATCCCATCAGGAGGATATCCCTTACGTCGTCAAGCTGCACGGGCGTTAGGACAACTGAAAAACTCCCAAGCAGTGCCAGCTTTAATTGCCGCCTTGTCCTGTGATGCGGATCTGCGCTTGCGGGAAGCGGCGATCGCAGCTTTAGCCACTATTGGCGATCAAAGAGCAGTGACTCCTTTATTGCATCTTTTGCAATCTAGTCACGAGCAACCCTATGAAGCTTTAATTGAAGCACTCGCCACTTTACAAGTTTGGTCAGCTCGTCCTCAAGTTGAATTGTTTGTCAATCATTCTTCTGAGCGAGTACAATGTGCTGCTGCTCGATATATGTATCTTTTAACTCAGGAACCTCAGTATATTGAACGCATTGTCAAAAATCTCAACCATGACAATATGTATTTACGTTGGGCTGCTGTGTTTGATTTGGGCGCGGTTGGCCATGAGCAAGCTGTACAAGCAATTTTAACTGCTCAGGTTCCTAACAGTTTAAAACTATTAAATTTGAAGCGGATTTTAGAGGCGCTTTTAAATACTTATCCTTCCCCAAAGGAAACATCAAAGTTAGTTTTTCAAGCAATTGATGATTTGTTAATTCAGCTTTGAAATGTAAATTTTTGGATCAATTTCCTATATTTTGCCCAAATTGGGATGTTGTCAGCTTTGGCGGGTGGTTTTTACCGTTAAACTGTGGCGCATCTAAATCAGATAATTTGGAGGCTAAAACCTTTCCATAGCCTAAAGCTACGGTGTACACACAAGTGATCTGATCCCCCTAAATCCCCCTTCTCAAGGGGGACTTTAAGAAAATTTCCCCCCTTCTCAAGGGGGGATCAAAACCTGATGAGGCAACTTGATAAGACTTGTGTGTACACGATAGATAGCCTAGAGTCGCTTCAAAAACTAGGTGCATGACAGCTGATTACTCAATCCCTTTGTTTATATCGATACAAGCCGATGAATACATTAAACTCTCATGATATCGAGGCATTAATTTTAGAACTAAATCATGCTTCAACTCCTCAAGAAGCGATCGCGGCAATTCATGCGCTAGCTGCTAGTGGTACACAAGAAGTGGTTGCTATCAATGCTTTAATTGCGGCCTTAAGTCATCACCATCCCTCTGTAGGCGCTGCGGCTGTGGCTGTTTTGATCGAATTAGCACCTGCATCGGTACAACCGTTAATCACCGCCTTTGATGCTTCTCGCGATCAGGGGTTACAAGCCCGGATTATTCAAGCTTTAGCCCAAATTGGCGACTTGAGAGCTTTTGATTTGCTCGCTGAAGTTATGGGGACAACGGTAGCTAATCACTGTCAGGGAAATGTCCGCCGCATTGCTACGCGGGGAATAGGAAAAATTGGTAGTAATTCTAGGAACACAGAAATGATTCGCTGTATTGAAGAAAAGCTAACTTGGGCTTTACTGACTCCTGAAGACTGGGGATTACGTTATGCATCTGCGGTTTCTCTGCAAGAAATTGCCACACAACAGGCTCAGGCTGCCTTAGAACAAGCGATCGCTCAAGAAGTAGATCAAGTTGTGCGATCGCGAATTACTCTAGCCCTAGAGGTGTTACAAACTGCCGCTACATAGGCATTGGGCAAGAAGGGATAGAGGGACAAACAGAAATAGGTTGGGCTTTCCTAGACCCTAGTCCTCAATATTGAGATTTGTAAAGTTTTTTCTGCTTTTTCAATGTGGAAAGATGAATTACAACTACTTTAGCAATATAAATCAACACTAGCGCAACATTTTTTAATAAAAACAGCACTAACTGACAATACACACAAAAACTGCAATCTCCTGTATTTCCGAGACTTCTGGAAAAATTAATCAAATATAAAACGCATAAATTTTTCGGTTATATATACGAAATGTGAAGTAATGTTACTAAATTTCAGATAGTTTCTCAGTCAAAGTCCTTGTATGTAAAGCATTTGAGCGGTTTCTTATTCGGGCAGCTTATTTATTCATAATTTGTAACAAATAAAGGATCTATGGCATTGTATAAACATAAGCTGAAGGGGTTAAATGACAGACAAAAGTCAAACAAGGCAATCCATTTCATAAAGTTTGCCGATTTCTCATAAATTACCCCAGGTTCTCATAATCGCTCGTTCATCTGGTGACAGGGAATTACGAGACTAACCTGAGAAGCCGTTTGCTCCCCAGTCTGTTTTTAACCATTCCCAGTAGTCGCTGTCGGTGCTACAGAGACTCTAAACGCCTAAATTGAATCTATAAGACCTGGAGCAATTCAGGCAAGACTCAGTCAAATAGGAATGGCATTCAAAAAACATTGCCAGTTTAAATCTAGACATCTCACAAATTAGGAGATTAAAGTCCATGACATTAGATGTATTCACCAAGGTAGTTTCTCAAGCTGACTCCAGAGGCGAATTTTTAAGCAACGAGCAACTAGACGCTTTAACCGCAGTTGTTAGAGAAGGCAACAAGCGTTTAGATGTTGTTAACCGCATTACCAGCAACCAATCAGCTATTGTGACCAACGCGGCTCGTTCTTTGTTTGAAGAACAACCCCAATTGATCGCTCCTGGTGGTAACGCTTACACAAACCGTCGTATGGCTGCTTGTTTGCGCGACATGGAAATCATCTTGCGTTACGTTACCTACGCTATTTTGGCTGGTGATGCTAGTGTTCTAGATGATCGCTGCTTGAACGGCTTGCGCGAAACCTACCAAGCTCTAGGAACTCCTGGATCTTCTGTAGCTGTAGGCGTTCAAAAAATGAAAGAAGCTGCTGTTGGCATTGCTAACGATTCTAACGGAA comes from the Nodularia sp. NIES-3585 genome and includes:
- a CDS encoding phycobilisome linker polypeptide; amino-acid sequence: MSSSVTERLAIRDLIGKKVELRQNWNQDDLRLVFRAAYEQVFGRQGVYASQKFTSAEALLRNGQISVQQFVEILAKSEFYKECFFYKNSQVRFIELNYKHLLGRAPYDQSEIAYHVDLYASRGYDADIESYIYSAEYENSFGNSVVPYYRGFQSIAGMKTVGFNRIFELYRGDGNSDNAQLGGKNSRLRTKIAMNLANWIAPPSSATNFASSAPTLISAAPRGDSRMFVIETIAGGSNTKVSVRRSRQVYTVPYERLSATYQDIHKRGGKITKISPV
- a CDS encoding HEAT repeat domain-containing protein, which produces MTVVNSAEAILSPEAAIAALSGDDNQIRYYAAWWLGKHQVQAGCAALCDALFDERYRIPSGGYPLRRQAARALGQLKNSQAVPALIAALSCDADLRLREAAIAALATIGDQRAVTPLLHLLQSSHEQPYEALIEALATLQVWSARPQVELFVNHSSERVQCAAARYMYLLTQEPQYIERIVKNLNHDNMYLRWAAVFDLGAVGHEQAVQAILTAQVPNSLKLLNLKRILEALLNTYPSPKETSKLVFQAIDDLLIQL
- a CDS encoding HEAT repeat domain-containing protein; protein product: MNTLNSHDIEALILELNHASTPQEAIAAIHALAASGTQEVVAINALIAALSHHHPSVGAAAVAVLIELAPASVQPLITAFDASRDQGLQARIIQALAQIGDLRAFDLLAEVMGTTVANHCQGNVRRIATRGIGKIGSNSRNTEMIRCIEEKLTWALLTPEDWGLRYASAVSLQEIATQQAQAALEQAIAQEVDQVVRSRITLALEVLQTAAT
- a CDS encoding phycocyanin subunit beta; amino-acid sequence: MTLDVFTKVVSQADSRGEFLSNEQLDALTAVVREGNKRLDVVNRITSNQSAIVTNAARSLFEEQPQLIAPGGNAYTNRRMAACLRDMEIILRYVTYAILAGDASVLDDRCLNGLRETYQALGTPGSSVAVGVQKMKEAAVGIANDSNGITKGDCSQLMSEVASYFDRAAAAVA